A window of the Lysinibacillus irui genome harbors these coding sequences:
- a CDS encoding DUF7668 domain-containing protein → MGWNTMQMEEQLIALTKKTLEDLVHKRYEKLIREQTLTEETATFLQEVFELQGKLTWPLDEALLDIDVYEMNDQSYFVTEIRYLWFDHEESAIVLFCKAFTNAEKTAITAFIIDTVDA, encoded by the coding sequence ATGGGGTGGAATACGATGCAAATGGAGGAGCAATTAATCGCATTAACAAAAAAGACATTGGAAGATTTAGTACATAAAAGATATGAAAAACTTATACGAGAGCAAACACTAACGGAGGAAACGGCTACCTTTTTGCAGGAAGTTTTCGAGTTACAGGGCAAATTGACATGGCCACTTGATGAAGCATTGCTGGACATTGATGTGTATGAAATGAACGATCAAAGTTACTTTGTAACAGAGATACGCTATTTATGGTTTGACCATGAAGAAAGTGCTATTGTGCTATTTTGCAAAGCCTTTACGAATGCAGAAAAAACAGCAATTACTGCTTTTATTATCGATACGGTAGATGCTTAG
- a CDS encoding AraC family transcriptional regulator, which produces MDSLTRLNEAIAYIENNLTEDINLKEAARIAYCSEYHFKRMFSFLAGVSLSEYIRRRRLTLAALELSNSSMRILDIAVRYGYRSADAFTRAFQQMHGVTPSEARRSGQNFKAFPRMTFQLTIKGGSEMNYRLEHKEAFHIIGIMKRVPIVFHGENQAITEMARTLTMEDIEQLKKLSNVEPKGIIQASANFSEGRMEEKGELDHYIGVATTKTVSTHFTQLDVPACTWAVFEAIGPFPQTLQETWGRIYAEWFPSSGYEQIAGPEIVRHASTEFSSPTFTSEIWIPIQKMKPLV; this is translated from the coding sequence GTGGATTCATTAACAAGATTGAATGAGGCTATTGCTTATATCGAGAACAATTTAACAGAGGACATTAACCTAAAGGAGGCTGCTAGAATTGCCTATTGTTCAGAATATCATTTTAAACGCATGTTTTCTTTTTTAGCAGGAGTCTCGTTGTCCGAGTATATTCGTCGTAGGCGTTTAACTCTCGCTGCGCTGGAACTATCGAACTCCTCTATGAGAATTCTCGATATTGCGGTGCGTTATGGCTATCGCTCTGCAGACGCTTTTACAAGAGCCTTTCAGCAAATGCATGGAGTCACACCATCCGAGGCAAGACGAAGTGGTCAAAACTTTAAAGCTTTTCCAAGGATGACCTTCCAACTAACAATAAAAGGAGGTAGTGAAATGAATTATCGACTCGAGCACAAAGAAGCATTTCACATCATTGGTATTATGAAAAGAGTACCAATTGTCTTTCATGGAGAAAATCAAGCCATTACAGAAATGGCACGCACTTTAACTATGGAGGACATTGAACAACTTAAAAAGCTGTCCAATGTAGAGCCAAAGGGAATCATCCAAGCATCTGCTAATTTTTCAGAGGGGAGAATGGAGGAAAAGGGTGAGCTTGATCATTACATTGGTGTAGCCACAACAAAAACCGTTTCTACCCATTTTACACAGTTGGATGTACCTGCTTGTACGTGGGCTGTCTTTGAAGCGATCGGGCCTTTCCCGCAAACCCTTCAAGAAACATGGGGACGCATTTATGCCGAATGGTTCCCGTCATCTGGCTATGAGCAAATAGCAGGGCCTGAAATTGTCCGTCATGCAAGCACTGAATTCTCTTCGCCAACCTTTACAAGTGAAATTTGGATACCTATTCAAAAAATGAAGCCTCTTGTATAA
- a CDS encoding NUDIX hydrolase, with protein MIQQYVNWSGQSIKLTWLPQQILQESSKVTSVHGICFHHGRVLLVYVKNRGFNYPGGHVEFGETPEEALHREALEEGYVKGSIQYIGAIEVSHEENPFFIEGGKYPMIGYQLFYKITIEECLPFWGEHETIDRIWVEPEGVPDLINDHKLAHVILQEALTI; from the coding sequence ATGATACAACAGTATGTCAATTGGAGCGGACAGTCTATTAAGCTGACATGGCTTCCTCAACAAATCTTACAAGAAAGTAGTAAAGTGACCAGTGTACATGGTATTTGTTTTCACCATGGTCGTGTTTTACTCGTGTACGTTAAAAATCGTGGATTTAATTATCCTGGTGGCCATGTTGAATTTGGGGAAACCCCAGAGGAGGCGCTGCATCGCGAGGCTTTAGAAGAAGGTTATGTGAAAGGTTCTATTCAATATATCGGTGCGATTGAAGTAAGTCACGAAGAAAACCCATTTTTTATTGAAGGCGGTAAATATCCAATGATTGGCTATCAGCTTTTTTACAAAATAACCATTGAAGAGTGTCTACCGTTTTGGGGTGAGCATGAAACAATTGACCGGATTTGGGTGGAGCCCGAGGGAGTGCCTGATTTAATCAACGATCATAAGTTAGCACATGTTATTTTGCAGGAGGCATTGACTATATAA
- a CDS encoding GPW/gp25 family protein: protein MTHQVTALSNVNGKATGVESILQNVAFILSTFTIPCPLREYVTRSDIRKPFQRMKKINTKRLIECIQRFEPRAVVVDVDYLGDVNIGKLEPIVKVIVNE from the coding sequence ATGACACATCAAGTAACGGCTTTAAGTAATGTTAATGGGAAAGCTACAGGAGTAGAAAGTATTTTACAAAATGTAGCCTTTATTTTATCGACGTTTACGATCCCTTGTCCGCTTCGAGAATATGTGACAAGGTCTGATATTCGTAAACCCTTCCAACGTATGAAGAAAATAAACACAAAACGCCTCATAGAATGTATCCAACGATTTGAGCCACGAGCTGTCGTAGTGGACGTTGATTATCTTGGCGATGTGAATATAGGGAAACTAGAGCCTATTGTTAAAGTGATTGTGAATGAATAA
- the csaA gene encoding chaperone CsaA translates to MATIEDFAALDIRIGTVLEAEELPKARVPAIKMTIDFGEELGVKQSSAQITKRYSPEKMIGKQVVAIVNFPPRRVAGFKSEVLVIGGVPVEGDVILLTPDQAVPNGTKIR, encoded by the coding sequence ATGGCGACAATAGAAGATTTTGCAGCACTTGATATACGAATTGGCACGGTGTTGGAAGCTGAAGAACTGCCAAAAGCACGAGTACCCGCTATTAAAATGACGATCGATTTTGGTGAGGAGCTTGGTGTTAAACAGTCTTCTGCCCAAATTACTAAGCGCTATTCACCCGAAAAAATGATTGGTAAGCAAGTCGTGGCGATTGTCAATTTCCCTCCGCGTCGAGTCGCTGGTTTTAAGTCAGAGGTGTTAGTGATTGGTGGGGTGCCAGTTGAAGGCGATGTCATTCTGTTAACTCCTGACCAAGCCGTACCTAATGGAACGAAAATACGGTAG
- a CDS encoding NAD(P)-dependent oxidoreductase — protein MNMLVLGASGRVGRHIVARAIQDQHTVTALVRDPNKLQLDNQHLHIIQGNVLHKQDVERAMANVDVVVSALNTDGSDTLSTSLPLILKVMTQQQVKRIITIGTAGILQSRVTPSIYRYQSTESKRKSTFAAQEHQRVFEQLQQSELDWTIVCPTYLPDGALTGSYRVERDFLPEEGTQISVADTADFAYKQIFSQEFLKTRVGIAY, from the coding sequence ATGAATATGTTAGTGTTAGGTGCTAGTGGGCGTGTAGGTCGTCATATTGTTGCACGAGCCATACAGGATCAACATACTGTGACAGCATTGGTTCGTGATCCTAATAAATTACAGCTGGACAATCAACATCTGCATATCATCCAAGGAAATGTTTTACACAAGCAGGATGTGGAGCGAGCGATGGCCAATGTGGATGTCGTTGTGAGCGCGTTAAACACGGATGGAAGCGATACATTATCTACTAGTTTACCGTTGATTTTAAAGGTTATGACACAGCAACAAGTCAAACGAATCATTACGATAGGAACTGCAGGAATCTTACAAAGTCGAGTAACCCCGTCTATTTATCGTTATCAATCGACGGAATCAAAACGAAAATCTACCTTTGCGGCTCAGGAGCATCAACGTGTTTTTGAACAATTACAGCAATCGGAATTGGATTGGACCATCGTTTGTCCTACCTATTTGCCTGATGGCGCTTTGACCGGGAGCTATCGGGTAGAGCGAGATTTTTTGCCTGAAGAGGGCACACAAATTTCGGTTGCAGATACAGCGGACTTTGCCTACAAGCAAATTTTTAGTCAGGAATTTCTAAAAACGCGCGTTGGGATTGCATACTAA
- a CDS encoding cysteine hydrolase family protein, with protein MKQALVVIDAQQELIEGNDKEQAVYRKDELLETINAVIEKAKEANAPIIFVRDKDVADGEGDGFQVHQAIQIPETASYFDKYATNAFYNTGLLEYLQANDIQHVVIMGCKTEHCIDTAVRTATIHGLDVTLVADGHSTNSSDYLSPEDTVAHHNNILHGHYNVDHFSLVRSADEALFEPTHNRYR; from the coding sequence TTGAAGCAAGCACTAGTCGTGATCGATGCGCAGCAGGAATTGATAGAAGGAAATGACAAGGAACAAGCCGTCTATCGCAAAGATGAATTACTGGAAACAATCAATGCCGTTATTGAAAAGGCTAAAGAGGCAAATGCACCTATTATTTTTGTCCGAGATAAAGATGTAGCTGATGGGGAAGGGGATGGCTTTCAAGTACATCAAGCAATCCAAATACCCGAGACAGCAAGCTATTTTGATAAATATGCAACAAATGCTTTTTACAACACAGGCCTACTCGAGTACTTACAGGCAAATGATATCCAACATGTAGTTATAATGGGCTGTAAAACGGAGCATTGTATCGATACAGCAGTAAGAACCGCTACAATTCATGGGCTTGATGTCACCTTAGTTGCTGATGGGCATTCAACGAACAGTTCAGATTACTTATCACCAGAGGATACAGTAGCACATCATAATAATATTCTGCATGGCCATTATAATGTCGATCATTTCTCACTTGTGCGAAGTGCTGACGAAGCATTATTTGAACCGACTCATAATAGATACCGCTAA
- a CDS encoding O-methyltransferase — protein MKQLNNYMDEVYYQQDSILEDVLASIAANVMPAISVSPSSGKLLTMLVSITGAKTILEIGALGGYSGICLARGIEGEGSLTSLELEEKYAQLAAKNLAKAGFAEHVTYITGPALVSLDRLVAEERRFDFFFIDADKDNYENYLAYCIKLAKPGALIVTDNVLAAGSVADLTIAPKRYTAIMKQFNVTVANHPQLDSILLPIGDGMTVSKVKK, from the coding sequence ATGAAACAACTGAATAACTATATGGATGAGGTATATTATCAGCAAGATAGTATATTGGAGGATGTTCTTGCCTCCATTGCGGCTAATGTCATGCCCGCCATTTCAGTATCACCTTCCTCTGGAAAGTTACTGACGATGCTCGTATCGATTACAGGGGCTAAGACTATTTTAGAAATTGGTGCACTAGGTGGGTATAGTGGCATCTGTTTAGCAAGAGGAATCGAGGGGGAGGGCTCATTGACTTCTCTAGAGTTAGAGGAAAAATATGCACAGCTAGCCGCTAAAAATCTTGCTAAGGCAGGCTTTGCTGAGCACGTTACGTATATAACGGGTCCCGCACTTGTTAGTTTGGATAGGCTAGTGGCAGAGGAGCGACGTTTTGATTTCTTCTTTATTGATGCAGATAAGGATAACTACGAAAATTATTTAGCTTATTGCATTAAGCTGGCAAAACCTGGAGCATTAATCGTGACAGATAATGTCCTCGCTGCAGGCAGTGTAGCAGATCTTACAATCGCACCAAAGCGTTATACGGCCATCATGAAACAATTCAATGTGACAGTGGCTAATCATCCACAGCTTGATTCCATTCTTCTCCCAATTGGAGATGGCATGACCGTTTCCAAGGTCAAAAAATAG